The DNA region TCGTGGCGTGGCTGGCGCGCGGTCACCCCGCCCTGTGCCTGCTGACCGCGCCGCTGATGGGCGTGCTGCTGGCTGGCGGCGACCTCCTGAAAATTGACCTGAACCTGCCCTTCCGCGTGGTGGATATCTTCAGCGGCGTCATGCTGCTGTGCCTGATTTCCGGCGAAGTCTTTGTGCGCCACCGCGTGGTGTGGGGCCGGGGGTAGGGGGTGGCAGATGGCAGATGGCAGATGGCAGATGGCAGATGGCAGTGAAACTGCCTAATGCGGCCCAGCGGGCCTGTCAAGCCCCAACCCTCCCGCGCACCGCACCCTGCCCCCCGCTTCCCTCTTTTCCCACTTCCCACTTCCTACACCCCACTTCCCCTCCTGGAGCCCCCACATGGACACCCTGATTCTCGAAGCTTTGGCCCGCGCGCTGGCGGTGGGCACGCCGCTGCTGCTCGCCTGTCTGGGGGCGATTCTGAATGAACGCGCCGGGGTGGTGAACCTGGGCGTGGAAGGACTGATGGCGGTGGGCGCCTTGGCCGCTTTTGCGGTGGCGGCCAGTGCCCCAGACGCCAACCTGTGGATGGCGGTGGGCGCGGCGATGGCGGCGGGCGCGCTACTCGCGGGGCTGCACGCGCTGGCCACTGTGACGCTGCGGGCCAACCAGTTCGTGAGTGGCCTGGCGCTGGCCCTGATCGGCACCGGGGCCGCCGGCCTGCTGGGCAAGCGCTTTGAAGGGCTGCCCCTTTTTAACAAGGTCCCCGACTGGACGGTCTTTGGCGTGGCCCTCAGCCCGTTTACCGTGGCCGCGCTGGCCCTGGCGGCGGGGTTGGCTTTCTGGCTGTCGGCCACGCGGGCCGGGCTGACCCTGCGCTCGGTGGGCGAGAACCCGGCGGCGGCCGATGTGCTGGGCGTGAATGTGGCACTGGTGCGGGTGCTGGCGGTGCTGGGGGGCGGCGCCTTGGCCGGGCTGGCGGGCGCCTTTCTGTCGCTGGCCTACCGGTCCTCGTGGGCGGACAACATGACGGCGGGCCTGGGTTGGATCGCCGTGGCCCTGGTGATTTTTGTGGGCTGGCGACCGCTGCGGGCGGTGCTGGGCGCGCTGTTTTTCGGCTTCCTATATTACCTGCAGTTTCGCCTGCAGGGCAGCAGCCCGGTGCCCACCGAGGTCTTCAGCGCCATGCCCTTTGTGCTGGTGCTGGTCGTGCTGGCGCTGGCCGGGGTGCGCGGGCAGGCCGGCGACGCCCCCGCCGCCCTGGGCCGCCCCTACGTGCGCGGCGAACGCTGACAGAAGCGGGCTGAACGGCCCAAAGCCGCTGCCGGCGCGTCCCACACTTTCAGGGTGTGGGGCGTTTTTCGATCAAGCACGACCCCATTCCCTTCGCCCCTATGGTCGCCAGCGGTTCTGGGTCGGCGTAAACGCCACGGTCAGGGGGCGGCCCGGCGTCAGGGTCACGCGGCGCACCTGCTCCTGCACGGTGCACAGGCCGCGCGTCTTGTCGCACAGGAACAGGCGCAGGCGCACCGTGGCCGGGCCCCGCGCGTCTGCCGGCAGGGTCAGGCGGGCAGGCAGCAGGCGGGTGTAGGCCTCG from Deinococcus multiflagellatus includes:
- a CDS encoding ABC transporter permease; the protein is MDTLILEALARALAVGTPLLLACLGAILNERAGVVNLGVEGLMAVGALAAFAVAASAPDANLWMAVGAAMAAGALLAGLHALATVTLRANQFVSGLALALIGTGAAGLLGKRFEGLPLFNKVPDWTVFGVALSPFTVAALALAAGLAFWLSATRAGLTLRSVGENPAAADVLGVNVALVRVLAVLGGGALAGLAGAFLSLAYRSSWADNMTAGLGWIAVALVIFVGWRPLRAVLGALFFGFLYYLQFRLQGSSPVPTEVFSAMPFVLVLVVLALAGVRGQAGDAPAALGRPYVRGER